A genomic segment from Tuwongella immobilis encodes:
- a CDS encoding tubulin-like doman-containing protein translates to MAVRIATDEEPIPGYRLIERLGRGGFGEVWKAEAPGGLMKAIKFVYGTLDSVGEDSRPAEQELKALNRVKTIRHPYILSLERFDILEGQLVIVMELADRNLWDRFRECRAANLPGIPREELLRYMEESAEALDLMNNQYQLQHLDIKPQNLFLIYNHIKVADFGLAKDFDGVRAAVTGGVTPVYAAPETFEGWISRFSDQYSLAIVYQELLTGQRPFNGNSTRQLLMQHISGAPDLTSLPPDDQPIIGRALSKRPDDRYPSCAEMVNALRSAGRSSEIRAVPVPTPTSTPSNSTSDTKQPSIVSTPGPIDPLAKSQSVRTLPSLRTPGAPKLPSLTTQSQLLSSQSPLATQAGNGPLTQLRPSVNQTQRVSHLGIAPPERLGYGVLMPALIVGIGGAGMQVLQQLRRMLEEQFGPQTPLNHLQWLQIDTDLESLNEAASATGSAAFLGKELVHARLNRPAHYLTREGLPPLDSWLPNSVLYRMPRNPATLGNRAFGRLALMDNYRTIIPRIRQALEAFLHEDGLNESDRLTGLGVRTNHPRVYIATSLAGGTGSGMFVDLAYLIRNELRGMGFMRPDLVGILLMPGVDRNQTKNQALANTFAALSELYHFSHPGNTYETRFDLRENAILDAEAPLGRSVLLATTKASDPRAIRQQITHAASLMFQDLFTPMGRVTDETRSAYWMANPVDGMRCQTFGVSRLVWPRARLLESATRKFTNRLMQRWISKDSSSCAAAVRRWVSDEWNRRQLDFEPLFIRLQQTPDDSGRVPDDQVTEIVQPLEKIQNAPVLDAMSVCVALDEIFRIVGRYDSGPNGIEGSIRNSLQEIAKGIISEYESKLSEMAVYFLEEPQFRLAGAEEAIRQLSDCFKRALDRLDPELQQLERELPELLGKLLPLIGSLQSASRLLSFGRNKAAISQEVIELMRTYAKQRYRQNVLLAARSIYRSLLGHAPEYLREVNFCRLRLTDLAKTLQERMSRQSHDGSRAGVQWILPSGCRTVEDAAERFLNELPESAVQELDAMAQVQIRRQFRALIHLCMDVNDQSEALQAILEKQASQYLEMRLEHASPAEMFFRYREADQGTHRDLYQAFEESLPELVGSRANPRAQVCILAVPADESGEQFRLMARELLTEVDLVTATHPDQIVFYREQRHLTPMEIPQLSATAREAVEQLQSDPEAIPPASRFDIAWRPIRD, encoded by the coding sequence ATGGCCGTTCGTATTGCTACTGATGAGGAGCCGATCCCTGGGTATCGCCTCATCGAGCGGCTCGGACGGGGAGGCTTCGGCGAAGTTTGGAAAGCCGAGGCACCCGGCGGGTTGATGAAGGCGATTAAATTCGTCTACGGCACGCTCGATTCAGTGGGTGAAGATAGCCGCCCAGCGGAACAAGAGCTCAAAGCCCTCAATCGTGTCAAAACGATCCGGCACCCCTACATCCTCTCGCTTGAACGATTCGACATTCTCGAAGGCCAACTCGTCATCGTCATGGAGTTGGCCGATCGCAATCTCTGGGATCGCTTCCGGGAATGTCGCGCTGCCAATCTCCCCGGCATCCCCCGAGAAGAACTCCTGCGATACATGGAAGAGTCGGCCGAAGCGTTGGATCTGATGAACAATCAGTATCAGCTCCAACATTTGGACATCAAGCCGCAGAATCTCTTCCTCATCTACAACCACATTAAAGTGGCGGACTTCGGACTCGCCAAGGACTTCGACGGCGTGCGAGCGGCGGTGACCGGCGGCGTGACTCCCGTCTATGCCGCACCGGAAACATTCGAAGGATGGATTAGTCGGTTTAGCGATCAATATAGTCTGGCGATTGTCTATCAGGAATTGCTCACCGGTCAACGTCCGTTCAACGGCAACAGTACGCGCCAACTGCTGATGCAGCATATCTCGGGTGCACCGGATCTCACCAGCTTGCCGCCGGACGATCAGCCGATTATTGGCCGAGCGTTATCGAAACGTCCCGATGATCGCTACCCCAGTTGCGCGGAGATGGTCAACGCGCTGCGGTCTGCGGGACGATCATCCGAGATTCGAGCGGTTCCGGTTCCCACGCCGACCAGCACGCCAAGCAACAGCACCAGCGACACCAAACAGCCGAGCATTGTCTCCACGCCGGGACCGATCGATCCGCTGGCGAAATCGCAATCGGTGCGGACGCTGCCATCCTTGCGAACCCCGGGCGCCCCGAAACTCCCATCGCTGACCACGCAAAGCCAGCTTCTCAGCAGTCAATCGCCGCTGGCGACCCAAGCGGGGAATGGGCCACTCACGCAGTTGCGTCCCAGCGTCAACCAAACGCAACGGGTTTCGCATCTCGGAATTGCCCCGCCCGAACGATTGGGGTACGGCGTGTTGATGCCCGCGCTGATCGTCGGCATCGGCGGCGCAGGCATGCAAGTGTTGCAGCAATTGCGACGCATGCTCGAGGAGCAGTTTGGCCCGCAGACGCCGTTGAATCATCTGCAATGGCTTCAGATCGATACCGATTTAGAATCGCTGAACGAGGCGGCCAGCGCGACGGGAAGTGCCGCATTTTTGGGCAAAGAGTTGGTCCACGCTCGACTCAATCGACCCGCGCATTACCTCACTCGCGAGGGGCTGCCACCCTTGGATAGCTGGCTGCCCAACTCGGTCCTCTATCGCATGCCGCGAAATCCGGCGACGCTCGGCAATCGCGCGTTTGGCCGCCTGGCGCTGATGGATAACTATCGCACAATCATTCCCCGCATTCGCCAAGCATTGGAAGCGTTCCTCCACGAAGATGGCTTGAACGAGAGCGATCGACTCACCGGACTGGGAGTTCGCACCAATCACCCGCGTGTGTACATCGCCACTTCACTGGCAGGCGGGACTGGTAGCGGCATGTTTGTCGATCTGGCCTACCTGATTCGCAACGAACTGCGTGGCATGGGCTTTATGCGGCCCGATCTTGTCGGGATACTCCTGATGCCCGGCGTGGATCGCAATCAGACCAAGAATCAGGCATTGGCCAACACCTTCGCAGCGCTGTCGGAGCTGTATCATTTCAGCCATCCGGGGAACACCTACGAAACCCGATTTGATCTGCGCGAAAATGCAATTCTGGATGCCGAAGCGCCGTTGGGGCGGAGCGTCCTGTTGGCGACCACCAAAGCCAGCGACCCGCGAGCGATTCGCCAACAGATCACTCATGCCGCCAGTCTCATGTTCCAGGATTTGTTCACCCCGATGGGGCGAGTGACCGATGAGACGCGGTCCGCCTATTGGATGGCCAACCCCGTCGATGGCATGCGCTGCCAAACCTTCGGCGTCTCGCGGTTGGTTTGGCCGCGCGCTCGCCTGCTGGAAAGCGCCACCCGAAAATTCACCAATCGCTTGATGCAGCGCTGGATCAGCAAAGATTCCAGTAGTTGTGCGGCGGCGGTGCGTCGTTGGGTTTCCGATGAGTGGAATCGGCGGCAACTCGATTTTGAGCCACTTTTTATTCGATTGCAACAAACTCCGGATGACTCGGGCCGAGTTCCGGACGATCAAGTCACGGAGATTGTGCAGCCACTGGAAAAAATCCAGAACGCTCCAGTGCTTGATGCGATGTCCGTTTGTGTGGCCTTGGATGAGATTTTCCGCATTGTCGGTCGCTACGATTCCGGGCCGAACGGAATCGAAGGGAGCATCCGCAATAGTCTCCAGGAAATCGCCAAGGGGATCATTAGCGAATACGAAAGCAAACTGTCCGAAATGGCGGTCTATTTCCTGGAAGAGCCGCAATTCCGACTCGCGGGAGCGGAAGAGGCGATTCGGCAACTCAGCGATTGCTTCAAACGGGCGCTCGATCGATTGGATCCCGAATTGCAGCAACTCGAACGCGAGCTACCCGAATTACTCGGGAAATTGCTTCCGCTGATTGGCAGCTTGCAAAGTGCGTCGCGGTTATTGTCGTTTGGCCGCAACAAAGCCGCGATCAGTCAGGAAGTCATCGAATTGATGCGGACCTATGCCAAGCAGCGGTATCGGCAGAATGTGTTGCTTGCGGCCCGTTCCATCTACCGGAGTCTGCTCGGTCACGCGCCGGAATATCTGCGGGAAGTGAATTTCTGTCGGTTGCGACTGACCGATTTGGCCAAAACGCTTCAGGAACGGATGAGCCGACAATCGCATGATGGCAGCCGGGCCGGCGTCCAATGGATTTTGCCAAGTGGCTGTCGAACAGTGGAAGACGCCGCGGAACGATTCTTGAACGAACTTCCTGAATCGGCGGTACAGGAACTCGATGCCATGGCCCAGGTGCAGATCCGCCGACAATTTCGTGCGTTGATTCATCTGTGCATGGATGTCAACGATCAATCTGAGGCGTTGCAAGCGATCTTGGAAAAGCAGGCGAGTCAATATCTGGAGATGCGTTTGGAACATGCCTCACCCGCGGAGATGTTCTTTCGCTATCGGGAGGCGGATCAGGGAACGCATCGTGATTTGTACCAGGCATTTGAAGAGTCGCTTCCGGAGTTGGTCGGCTCTCGGGCCAATCCGCGAGCACAGGTCTGTATCTTGGCGGTTCCGGCGGATGAATCCGGCGAACAATTCCGACTCATGGCGCGGGAACTGCTCACCGAAGTCGATCTGGTGACCGCCACGCATCCGGATCAAATCGTTTTTTACCGCGAGCAGCGTCATTTGACCCCCATGGAAATTCCGCAACTCTCGGCTACGGCACGAGAAGCGGTTGAGCAACTCCAGAGCGATCCGGAAGCGATTCCGCCTGCCAGCCGGTTCGACATCGCCTGGCGACCCATTCGGGATTAA
- a CDS encoding sigma-70 family RNA polymerase sigma factor, which translates to MNDYLDEALKQLADQVRFAPPARRQEQIARAEKLLGEIDANRRYPYSWVCYRLTDFRPTTHSELVFSGETLKHDLGVFIRKVGRTIPALPVEQLPEPVLTLEEISKKFNVSTKTISRWRVRGLVGQRIIRNGRRQLGFPQSVVESFLQNHHDRVQRSARFSHLTDAEKESILRRARRLSQAGGSLTEVSRRIAKRLGRSVEAVRYTIKHFDQQNPQQALFPALAGPLDGSAKESIYHSYRRGIPVNELAKQYGRTRTSMYRVINEVCAERLIQQPLDYIYHESFDDPAQEAVITAPMPDLDKFESQRRGMKAPKDVPAELAHLYETPLLSRDQEQHQFRLMNFLKHKLHKLRSSLNPAEVRVQDLQQLEELHSQIEAVKERLIKSNMRLVVSYAKRHSNGENLFELVSDGNISLMRAVDKFDYSRGNKFSTYASWAILKNYARSIPDEKNYRERYLTGHEDVFEGRADWRSDESEVVAQAEQARDRINQLLSQLDPRTRDVIRMRAGLNGSEQMTLEQIGLHFGITKERVRQINVRGMKQLREKALAQKVDLP; encoded by the coding sequence GTGAACGACTACCTCGATGAAGCACTGAAACAACTCGCGGATCAGGTTCGGTTTGCACCGCCGGCTCGTCGCCAGGAGCAAATCGCGCGGGCCGAAAAGTTGCTGGGCGAGATCGACGCGAATCGCCGGTATCCATACTCGTGGGTCTGCTATCGACTGACTGATTTTCGACCCACCACGCATTCGGAACTCGTGTTCTCCGGTGAGACGCTCAAGCATGACTTGGGAGTGTTCATCCGCAAAGTGGGGCGAACGATCCCCGCATTGCCCGTGGAGCAACTGCCCGAGCCGGTGCTGACGCTCGAAGAGATTAGCAAGAAATTCAACGTCTCCACGAAGACGATTTCCCGTTGGCGCGTTCGTGGCTTGGTAGGCCAACGGATTATTCGGAATGGTCGACGCCAGTTGGGGTTCCCGCAATCGGTGGTCGAATCATTCCTGCAAAATCATCATGACCGTGTGCAACGCAGTGCCCGGTTCTCGCATCTGACCGATGCGGAAAAAGAATCGATTCTGCGCCGCGCTCGACGACTCTCCCAAGCCGGGGGATCGCTGACGGAAGTGAGTCGCCGCATTGCCAAGCGGCTGGGGCGTTCGGTGGAAGCCGTGCGATACACCATCAAGCACTTCGATCAGCAAAACCCCCAGCAAGCGCTGTTCCCGGCGTTGGCGGGGCCGCTGGATGGTTCTGCGAAAGAATCGATCTATCATTCGTACCGAAGGGGGATTCCTGTGAACGAATTAGCCAAGCAATACGGCCGGACTCGCACCTCGATGTATCGGGTGATTAACGAAGTCTGCGCTGAGCGGCTGATCCAACAGCCCCTCGACTATATCTATCACGAATCGTTCGATGATCCTGCGCAGGAGGCCGTCATTACGGCTCCGATGCCCGATCTCGACAAGTTCGAATCGCAACGTCGAGGGATGAAAGCGCCCAAGGATGTGCCAGCGGAACTGGCCCATCTCTATGAGACGCCGCTACTGTCCCGCGATCAGGAACAGCATCAGTTCCGGCTGATGAACTTCCTGAAGCACAAGCTCCACAAACTCCGCAGCAGTCTGAATCCTGCTGAAGTCCGGGTGCAAGATCTCCAGCAATTGGAAGAATTGCATTCCCAGATCGAAGCGGTTAAAGAACGGCTGATTAAGTCGAATATGCGGCTGGTGGTCTCCTACGCGAAACGGCACTCCAACGGGGAAAACCTGTTCGAGTTGGTTTCCGATGGCAATATCTCGCTGATGCGTGCGGTGGATAAGTTCGATTATTCACGCGGCAATAAGTTCAGCACCTATGCCAGCTGGGCGATTCTGAAGAATTATGCCCGCAGCATTCCCGATGAAAAGAATTATCGGGAGCGATATCTGACCGGGCACGAAGATGTGTTCGAAGGTCGCGCCGATTGGCGCAGCGATGAATCCGAAGTGGTCGCGCAGGCCGAACAAGCCCGTGATCGCATCAATCAGTTGCTGTCCCAACTCGACCCGCGAACCCGCGATGTCATTCGCATGCGAGCTGGATTGAACGGCTCCGAGCAAATGACCTTGGAACAAATCGGCTTGCACTTTGGCATCACCAAGGAGCGAGTCCGGCAAATCAACGTCCGCGGAATGAAGCAGCTCCGCGAGAAGGCGTTGGCCCAGAAGGTTGACCTTCCCTAA
- a CDS encoding YheT family hydrolase codes for MHFRPLLGLSNGHLQTILASKLHGPRFLKHTIIHRIPLRDGAALAGLDSIPQNWVDGDPIVIIVHGMGGSARSGYVDRTGSRFFRYGVRVLRLDLRGSGLGVAWSKTVYHAGVSNDLADVMAWVSQAAPHSPVVILGSSLGGNITLKYAGECGANPPPNLKLILAVNPPINLLACLDMLENRYKRFYDKHFMRDLVGLAKRHARHHPDLPLPQFPKNVTVREFDALYTAPRNGFASAEEYYHRASAESVIPQITLPTLILTARDDPFIAVAPFDRLVVPSHITVDIRQRGGHLGYLGWDGQGGIRWGERYVVQWAMKRLASVQSASST; via the coding sequence ATGCACTTTCGTCCATTGTTGGGATTGTCGAACGGCCATTTGCAAACGATTCTTGCCTCGAAACTGCACGGGCCGCGATTCCTCAAACATACGATTATCCATCGCATTCCGCTTCGGGACGGCGCAGCCCTCGCGGGGTTGGATAGCATTCCGCAAAACTGGGTGGATGGTGATCCGATTGTGATTATCGTTCACGGAATGGGCGGCTCGGCACGATCGGGGTACGTCGATCGCACGGGAAGCCGATTCTTCCGCTATGGCGTTCGCGTGCTTCGGCTCGATCTGCGTGGCTCGGGGCTTGGTGTGGCGTGGTCGAAAACGGTCTACCATGCTGGGGTCTCGAACGATCTTGCCGATGTAATGGCCTGGGTGAGCCAAGCCGCGCCGCATTCGCCGGTGGTGATTTTGGGCTCATCGCTGGGCGGGAATATCACGTTGAAATACGCCGGGGAGTGTGGCGCGAATCCACCGCCGAATTTGAAGCTCATTCTGGCCGTGAATCCGCCAATCAATCTGCTGGCCTGTTTGGATATGCTCGAAAATCGCTATAAGCGGTTCTACGATAAGCACTTCATGCGGGACTTGGTGGGCTTGGCCAAACGCCATGCACGCCATCACCCGGATTTGCCGCTTCCGCAATTTCCCAAGAATGTGACCGTCCGCGAATTCGATGCGCTGTATACCGCGCCGCGAAATGGCTTTGCGTCCGCGGAAGAGTATTATCACCGCGCGAGTGCCGAATCGGTGATTCCGCAAATCACGCTGCCGACATTGATTCTGACCGCACGCGATGATCCGTTTATTGCGGTTGCACCGTTCGACAGATTGGTCGTGCCCAGCCACATTACCGTGGATATTCGGCAACGTGGTGGGCACCTGGGATATCTGGGATGGGATGGCCAGGGCGGAATTCGGTGGGGCGAACGCTATGTCGTCCAGTGGGCGATGAAGCGGCTCGCTAGCGTGCAGTCGGCGTCATCAACGTAA
- a CDS encoding segregation and condensation protein A, whose product MSYRIALPAFHGPMDLLLHLVKKHEVDILDIPISQVTEQFLEALSVMQLLDVELAGEFIVTAATLMEIKSQMLLPESQSTETAETVDPRRELVRQLLEYRKYRDAAARLEGLSQTQLRRLGRSVPPEPSRADEPPAVRVVELWDLVSAFSRLMRETMALQPRQIIVDDTPQHVYESQVRDRVAAEGRVAFRDLFVGVFHKIKLIGLFLAVLELIKQRFIQLEQSERFGEIWLSIRQDPERN is encoded by the coding sequence ATGAGCTATCGGATTGCCTTGCCAGCCTTTCATGGGCCGATGGATCTGCTGTTGCACCTCGTCAAAAAACACGAAGTGGACATTCTGGACATCCCCATTTCGCAGGTCACCGAACAATTTCTCGAAGCGCTTTCCGTGATGCAACTGCTGGATGTGGAGTTGGCTGGCGAATTTATCGTCACGGCCGCCACGCTCATGGAAATCAAAAGTCAGATGCTCTTACCCGAGAGTCAATCCACCGAAACCGCCGAGACGGTCGATCCACGCCGCGAGTTAGTTCGGCAATTGTTGGAATATCGGAAGTACCGCGATGCGGCGGCCCGTCTGGAAGGGTTGTCGCAAACGCAATTGCGTCGCTTGGGGCGGAGTGTGCCTCCGGAACCGAGCCGCGCCGATGAGCCACCCGCAGTTCGTGTGGTGGAATTGTGGGATCTGGTGAGTGCGTTTAGCCGATTGATGCGGGAGACGATGGCGTTGCAGCCGCGTCAGATTATTGTCGATGATACGCCGCAACATGTTTACGAATCGCAAGTTCGGGATCGTGTCGCGGCGGAAGGTCGGGTCGCATTCCGCGATTTATTCGTGGGCGTGTTCCACAAGATCAAACTCATCGGGCTGTTCCTGGCGGTACTGGAATTGATCAAACAGCGGTTCATCCAGTTGGAACAATCCGAGCGATTCGGGGAAATTTGGCTAAGCATTCGCCAAGATCCCGAGCGAAATTGA
- a CDS encoding tubulin-like doman-containing protein: MPPLIEAHAEPIPGYRLIERLGMGGFGEVWKASAPGGLLKAIKIIHGDLRTSDPDESRHATQELRALKRVQAVRHPYLLSLERYDIIDGKLLIVMELADCNLWDRFRQYRNQGLAGIPRDELLRYMEETAEVLDMMNSQHQLQHLDIKPQNLFLIYNHIKVADFGLVKDLEGMRAAVTGGVTPVYAAPETFDGVVTRFCDQYSLAIVFQELLTGQRPFNGSSMQQLLMQHLQGTPNLAPAPASDRPALARALAKKPEDRFPSCLALVQALQQGDRPPVPRVALPDSSATNPSDAAASGAGPTLAPGATIPPRDAHAASGLAAVPNSLDRSQMRLPYQQPMDTPVTQMRVRREELVDRSQFTVAQPARVAPPEIKGEGSLRPALLIGAGQCGLETLTRFRRGIAERFGAFEKAEQLRLLFIDTDPDTLQTSTLPTMPTPLHPDEVMPARLNRPGHYLKPRRNGRSLIEGWFDPQMLYRIPRNPVTQGIRAMGRLALCDHYRVVASRMVSQLEGCTHPDTLARADRHLQIGLRTNRPRVYVIASLGGGTGSGMFVDLAYIARHKLKSLGYTNPEVIGVLYLPPVEHSPHRQSVMANCYAALTELNHYCQAGTNFQSSYDDRDGNVDDPEPPFREILLFGLPPTAPGANAPPAGIFSQVSDYLCRELTSPFGRSIEFARAKHSSDDVYPVPIRTFGSASFSWPRRQLISQAANAVCGQFLQQWTNVENPRMAQAVESWVKELWKSAEFGPEKVIQRLQQIAEHQLGQPADAWFAAQAEPFVPRGWMGQGIDPHQLWDTLNRLQQIVGMPDEIGLQRQSGQFEHLLTEAADYLIREYTEQVKRVPLALVDQPDYRLIGGEQSIHALHSLFQQTVTQYEPLISELNRKANESFYLISETVLGERKRRTSQSEIAEAVKQFPRWRYQSLLLRQVCRIYSSLRAQLSDQLRELNFARKRLEELGQYFQSQKHPWRRDGDTYLLPAGISTMDQAVKSIVNSLSPDDFRILDRQLQSQIETEFVNLSHLCLTSRNLGGDLQTVLLDQARTFLNSRLGEADVVEMFLNRYPTQEHVNAALGQAYQSAAPELGRSRRSQRELDLLGIANGPYAERVRLMAQHALPQVELDLADARGEILFHRENLDQTLIDLPHLGPVVINAYQAAIHTAQYTPHTRTDVAEWIDIEAS, from the coding sequence ATGCCACCGCTGATCGAAGCCCACGCCGAACCGATCCCTGGCTATCGCCTGATCGAGCGCCTGGGCATGGGCGGGTTCGGCGAAGTGTGGAAGGCTTCCGCTCCCGGTGGGCTGCTCAAAGCCATCAAAATCATCCACGGCGATCTCCGGACTTCCGATCCGGACGAATCCCGCCATGCGACTCAAGAACTGCGTGCCCTCAAGCGCGTTCAAGCGGTTCGTCACCCCTATCTGCTTTCGCTGGAACGCTATGACATCATCGACGGCAAACTGCTGATCGTGATGGAACTGGCAGATTGCAATTTGTGGGACCGATTTCGCCAATATCGCAACCAAGGATTGGCGGGAATTCCCCGCGATGAACTGTTGCGCTACATGGAAGAAACCGCCGAAGTGCTGGATATGATGAATAGCCAGCATCAGTTGCAGCATCTCGATATCAAGCCGCAGAATCTCTTCCTCATTTACAACCACATCAAAGTCGCTGACTTTGGCCTGGTCAAAGACCTCGAAGGGATGCGGGCGGCGGTGACCGGCGGGGTGACTCCCGTGTATGCCGCCCCGGAAACCTTCGATGGCGTGGTGACTCGCTTCTGCGATCAATACAGTTTGGCGATCGTCTTTCAGGAATTGCTGACGGGGCAACGCCCATTCAATGGCTCGTCGATGCAGCAGTTGCTGATGCAGCATTTGCAGGGGACTCCGAACTTGGCCCCCGCGCCGGCTTCGGATCGACCGGCGTTGGCCCGTGCCTTGGCCAAGAAACCCGAAGATCGCTTCCCCAGTTGTTTGGCGTTGGTTCAAGCATTGCAGCAGGGGGATCGGCCTCCCGTTCCGCGTGTCGCTCTCCCAGATTCATCGGCGACCAACCCAAGCGATGCCGCCGCGTCGGGGGCCGGTCCGACGTTGGCACCAGGGGCGACGATTCCGCCACGCGATGCGCACGCCGCCAGCGGGTTGGCAGCCGTCCCGAATTCGCTCGATCGTTCGCAAATGCGATTGCCGTACCAGCAACCCATGGATACACCCGTTACGCAAATGCGGGTGCGCCGAGAGGAATTGGTCGATCGCAGTCAGTTTACCGTCGCCCAACCCGCGCGAGTGGCACCGCCGGAAATTAAAGGCGAAGGGTCGCTGCGTCCCGCTCTGCTCATTGGTGCCGGCCAATGTGGGCTGGAGACGTTGACCCGATTCCGACGCGGCATTGCCGAGCGCTTTGGCGCGTTCGAGAAAGCGGAGCAACTGCGGCTCCTGTTCATCGACACCGATCCAGATACGCTGCAAACTTCCACGCTGCCGACGATGCCCACGCCGTTGCATCCCGATGAGGTGATGCCCGCGCGGTTGAATCGACCCGGGCACTACCTCAAGCCCCGACGCAATGGGCGAAGTTTGATCGAAGGCTGGTTTGATCCGCAAATGCTGTATCGCATCCCGCGAAATCCCGTCACGCAGGGGATTCGTGCGATGGGGCGGCTCGCGCTGTGCGATCATTATCGCGTGGTGGCCAGCCGCATGGTCAGCCAATTGGAAGGCTGCACGCACCCAGACACGCTCGCTCGTGCCGATCGTCACTTGCAAATTGGATTGCGCACGAATCGACCGCGTGTGTATGTGATCGCCAGTCTCGGTGGTGGCACCGGCAGCGGCATGTTCGTCGACTTGGCGTATATCGCCCGACACAAACTCAAAAGCTTGGGCTACACCAATCCAGAAGTCATTGGCGTGCTGTATCTTCCGCCGGTGGAGCATTCGCCGCATCGGCAATCGGTCATGGCCAATTGCTATGCGGCGCTCACGGAATTGAATCATTACTGCCAAGCCGGGACGAATTTTCAAAGTTCGTATGATGACCGCGATGGGAATGTCGATGATCCCGAACCACCGTTTCGGGAAATCTTACTCTTCGGCTTACCCCCCACGGCACCAGGTGCGAATGCCCCACCGGCGGGGATATTCAGTCAAGTGTCTGATTATTTGTGTCGGGAACTGACGTCGCCGTTCGGACGGTCGATTGAATTTGCTCGCGCCAAGCATTCTTCGGACGATGTTTATCCGGTGCCGATTCGCACCTTCGGTTCGGCATCGTTCTCATGGCCGCGTCGGCAGCTCATCTCCCAAGCCGCGAACGCCGTCTGTGGGCAATTCTTGCAGCAATGGACGAACGTGGAAAATCCACGGATGGCCCAAGCCGTCGAAAGCTGGGTCAAGGAGTTATGGAAGAGCGCGGAATTCGGCCCCGAGAAAGTCATTCAACGGCTTCAACAAATTGCCGAACATCAACTCGGGCAACCGGCCGATGCCTGGTTCGCCGCCCAGGCCGAGCCATTTGTTCCACGCGGTTGGATGGGGCAGGGGATCGACCCGCATCAGCTTTGGGACACCCTGAACCGATTGCAGCAGATTGTCGGCATGCCCGACGAAATTGGCCTGCAGCGCCAATCCGGGCAGTTTGAGCATCTGTTGACCGAGGCAGCGGATTATCTCATTCGCGAATACACCGAACAGGTCAAGCGGGTGCCGTTGGCGCTGGTCGATCAGCCGGATTATCGGCTCATCGGCGGCGAGCAGTCGATTCACGCCTTGCATTCGCTGTTTCAGCAAACCGTGACGCAATACGAACCGCTGATTTCGGAATTGAACCGAAAAGCGAACGAGTCGTTCTATCTGATTTCGGAGACGGTCCTGGGCGAACGCAAACGCCGTACCAGTCAATCCGAAATCGCGGAAGCGGTGAAGCAATTTCCCCGGTGGCGGTATCAATCGCTCCTGTTGCGTCAAGTGTGCCGAATTTACTCAAGTTTACGAGCGCAACTTTCCGATCAATTACGTGAGCTGAATTTTGCTCGCAAGCGATTGGAAGAATTGGGGCAGTACTTCCAATCGCAGAAACATCCCTGGCGGCGCGATGGGGACACCTATCTGCTCCCCGCCGGGATTTCGACGATGGATCAGGCCGTGAAATCGATTGTCAACAGCCTGTCGCCGGATGATTTCCGGATTTTGGATCGTCAATTGCAGTCGCAGATTGAGACGGAGTTCGTCAATTTGTCGCATCTGTGTTTGACTTCTCGGAATCTGGGTGGTGATCTGCAAACAGTGTTGTTGGATCAAGCACGGACCTTCTTGAATTCTCGCTTGGGAGAAGCGGACGTTGTGGAGATGTTCTTGAATCGCTACCCGACTCAGGAGCATGTCAACGCGGCACTGGGGCAAGCGTATCAAAGCGCAGCCCCCGAATTGGGCCGAAGCCGCCGATCGCAACGCGAATTGGATCTCCTGGGGATCGCCAATGGGCCGTATGCCGAGCGAGTTCGCCTGATGGCACAGCATGCCTTGCCGCAGGTGGAATTGGACTTGGCGGATGCTCGTGGGGAAATCCTCTTCCATCGAGAAAATTTGGATCAAACGCTAATCGACCTGCCCCACCTTGGGCCGGTGGTGATCAATGCCTACCAGGCAGCGATTCATACCGCTCAATATACCCCGCATACGCGAACCGATGTCGCCGAATGGATCGACATCGAGGCGAGCTAA